One Schistocerca cancellata isolate TAMUIC-IGC-003103 chromosome 1, iqSchCanc2.1, whole genome shotgun sequence genomic region harbors:
- the LOC126188444 gene encoding thioredoxin-T-like gives MVHIITGEDDLKARLADAGSNLVVIDFFADWCGPCKAIAPKFEELSQKYPDVVFLKVNVDDNESIAVTYDVKAMPTFVFIKDGKTLDSFAGANVDKLTQLLVQHK, from the exons ATGGTACACATCATTACAGGAGAG GACGACTTGAAAGCGAGGTTGGCCGATGCCGGCTCCAATCTTGTTGTCATAGACTTCTTCGCTGATTGGTGTGGACCTTGCAAAGCAATTGCGCCAAAATTTGAG GAGCTCTCGCAGAAATACCCGGATGTTGTTTTCCTGAAAGTTAATGTTGATGATAATGAAAGCATTGCTGTCACATATGATGTGAAGGCAATGCCCACCTTCGTCTTTATTAAAGACGGCAAAACC TTGGACTCGTTTGCTGGAGCAAATGTGGATAAGCTCACCCAGCTTCTGGTGCAACACAAATAA